One region of Streptomyces capillispiralis genomic DNA includes:
- a CDS encoding alkaline phosphatase D family protein, giving the protein MTSRHRSSESAVPATADPNSLSPRRRTVVRAAAATAVLAGPLAASLPAWAATRAPAFLHGVASGDPLPDGVLLWTRVTPVPEAIPGSGLGPDTEVSWTVARDKALTDVVSSGSTLATAASDHTVKADIRGLAPATDYWFRFSAGGADSPVARTRTAPAADAAVPGLRFGVVSCSNWEAGHFSAYRHLAARSDLDAWLHLGDYLYEYATGEYGTRGEAVRPHAPAHEIVTLADYRVRHGQYKTDPDLQALHHRAPVVAIWDDHEIANDTWSGGAENHTEGAEGTWAARQAAAKQAYFEWMPVRPALAGTTYRRLRFGRLADLSLLDLRSFRSQQVSTGDGDVDDPDRTLTGRAQLDWLKAGLTASDTTWRLVGTSVMISPFSVGSLPASILKPLAKLLGLPQEGLALNTDQWDGYTDDRRELLAHLRANAVRNTVFLTGDIHMAWANDVPVNAGTYPLSASAATEFVVTSVTSDNLDDIVKVPEGTVSAVAAPLIRAANRHVHWVDTDRHGYGVLDITAERAQMDYYVLSGRTTADATSAWARSYRTRSGTQKVERTYDPV; this is encoded by the coding sequence GTGACCAGCCGACACAGATCATCCGAGAGTGCCGTCCCCGCCACCGCGGACCCCAACTCCCTCTCCCCGCGCCGTCGTACGGTCGTCAGGGCAGCCGCCGCCACCGCGGTGCTGGCCGGACCGCTCGCCGCGTCCCTGCCCGCCTGGGCGGCGACACGGGCCCCCGCCTTCCTGCACGGCGTGGCCTCCGGTGACCCCCTGCCGGACGGCGTCCTGCTGTGGACCCGGGTGACCCCGGTGCCGGAGGCGATACCCGGCTCAGGGCTGGGCCCGGACACGGAGGTGAGCTGGACCGTCGCCCGGGACAAGGCGCTCACCGACGTCGTCTCCTCGGGCTCGACGCTCGCCACCGCCGCCTCCGACCACACCGTCAAGGCGGACATCCGGGGCCTGGCACCCGCCACCGACTACTGGTTCCGCTTCTCCGCGGGCGGCGCCGACTCCCCCGTCGCCCGCACCCGCACCGCCCCGGCCGCCGACGCCGCCGTGCCCGGGCTGCGCTTCGGCGTGGTGTCCTGCTCCAACTGGGAGGCCGGCCACTTCTCGGCGTACCGCCATCTCGCGGCCCGGTCCGACCTGGACGCCTGGCTGCACCTGGGCGACTACCTCTACGAGTACGCGACCGGCGAGTACGGCACCCGCGGCGAGGCCGTCCGCCCGCACGCGCCCGCCCACGAGATCGTCACCCTCGCCGACTACCGCGTCCGGCACGGGCAGTACAAGACCGACCCCGACCTCCAGGCCCTGCACCACCGGGCGCCGGTCGTCGCGATCTGGGACGATCACGAGATCGCCAACGACACCTGGTCGGGCGGCGCCGAGAACCACACCGAGGGCGCGGAGGGGACCTGGGCGGCGCGTCAGGCCGCGGCCAAGCAGGCCTACTTCGAGTGGATGCCGGTGCGCCCCGCGCTGGCCGGCACCACCTACCGCCGGCTGCGCTTCGGCCGGCTCGCCGACCTGTCCCTGCTGGACCTGCGCTCCTTCCGGTCCCAGCAGGTCTCCACCGGTGACGGCGACGTGGACGACCCGGACCGCACGCTCACCGGGCGCGCCCAGCTGGACTGGCTGAAGGCGGGCCTGACGGCGTCCGACACCACCTGGCGGCTGGTCGGCACCTCGGTGATGATCTCGCCGTTCTCGGTGGGTTCCCTCCCCGCGAGCATTCTGAAGCCGCTCGCGAAGCTGCTGGGCCTGCCGCAGGAGGGCCTGGCCCTCAACACCGACCAGTGGGACGGCTACACCGACGACCGCCGCGAACTCCTCGCCCACCTGCGCGCGAACGCCGTCCGCAACACGGTCTTCCTCACCGGCGACATCCACATGGCGTGGGCCAACGACGTGCCGGTGAACGCGGGCACCTATCCGCTGTCGGCCTCGGCCGCCACGGAGTTCGTCGTCACCTCGGTGACCTCGGACAACCTCGACGACATCGTGAAGGTCCCCGAGGGAACCGTCTCCGCGGTCGCCGCTCCGCTGATCCGGGCCGCCAACCGGCACGTCCACTGGGTCGACACCGACCGCCACGGCTACGGCGTGCTGGACATCACCGCCGAGCGGGCGCAGATGGACTACTACGTGCTGTCCGGCCGTACGACGGCGGACGCCACGTCGGCGTGGGCGCGCTCGTACCGCACGCG